The window GACGTCGTGTCGCGGGAACACCCACTCCACCGTGTCAAGTGTTTTTCGAAGGCAACCACCGACAGTTTTCTACCAAATTCTACTGCGTCGAGTAGTCGATATCGATGGCTGGACGTCTCCATGTCTCACCCCACCATGTCGAGTGCTCTTGGAGATCACCAACGACAGTTCTCGTACCATACCCCACGGCGTCAAGTGTTCGGTGTGGATGACTGAAGATCCCCATGCCCCACCCCACCGTGTCGAGTGTTACTCGGAGTTGCTCTCGGTGCGAACTGATCAGAAGTCACTCCACTGTATCAAGTGCTAACCGGAAGACCCCAATCATCTGTGTTTTCATACGATACACTCGACGCAGTGGTGTTATACGTGTAGACCGAGTCGAACACAGTAGAGGATGGCTACGTTCACACGAGACACGGAGATCTTCCGCAACGAGGATATGCTCCGTGAGGATTACCAGCCGGATTCGATCACCGCTCGCGAGGACGAGATTTCGACATACACTGCTGCGCTTCAGCCGATCGTCAACGGCGCACAACCCCGGAACATCTTCTTGTACGGAAAGACGGGCGTTGGGAAGACCGCGGTATCTCGGTACCTACTGGAGCAGCTACAGCGGGACACGGAGCAGTACGACGACGTCGATCTCTCGGTCTGCTGGCTCAACTGTACGAACCTCTCGTCATCTTACCAAGTCGCGGTTAACCTCGTGAACCAGCTGCGACCCGCAGACGATCAGATCAGCACGACCGGGTATCCCCAACAGCGCGTCTTCGACATTCTATACGAGGAATTAGACCAGGTCGGCGGGACCGTTCTCCTCGTCCTCGACGAGATCGACCACATCGGCAGCGACGACGAGATCCTGTACGAGATCCCGCGAGCCCGGTCGAACGGTTACCTCTCGAAAGCGAAGCCGGGCGTGATCGGCATCAGCAACGATTTTGGCTTCCGCGACGACCTCTCTCCGAAGGTGAAAGACACCCTCTGTGAGGAGGAGATCCACTTTTCGCCGTACAACGCCCCGGAACTGCGAGCTATTCTCGACGGGCGAGTGGCCGGTGCCATGTACGATGACGCGGTGGACGATGCCGTGATCGCCTTGTGTGCTGCCATCGCAGCACAAGACACGGGAAGTGCCCGTCAGGCGTTGGATATTCTGTACAAATCTGGTGAGATCGCACGGACGAACAGCGAGAAGCGACTAACAGAGGAGCACGTCCACCAGGCTCGTGAGAAGCTCGAACAGAGCCAAGTCGAACACGGGATGCGCGAACTAACGAAACACGGACATCTTGCACTCGTAGCGATGTTACAGCTCGCGTTCGAGCAGGAGACCCCGGCACGGATTCGCGACGTATACCCGTTGTATCGACGTATTGCAGACGCTTCTAACGTCGACCCGCTCGTTCGTCGTCGCATGCACGACCATCTCGCGGATCTAGCGATGCTTGGCATCCTCGATCGGCAGATGAAAAATGAGGGACGGGCAGGTGGACACTACTATCAGTACAAGTTCGACGTGAACTTAGATATCGTCGGCGACGTCGTTCGAGATTTTGACTCGATTGTGCTCCCGACAGGTGTGGCGACACGGGTCACATGACGCTGTAAATTTGGTCGGAGGCTGTTCGAATGGTCCCCGGATCGTCCCATCCGAACACGTGACGCGGTGGGGTGTCGGGGGATAGAGTTCCATCCATTCTCAGAGAGAACACTCGACACAGTGGGGTGGTGACGAGAGTAACAGAGAGCAGTCGAGCTGCAGTCCCTACGACGCCGTGACTGCGAACGATTCTGGAGTATCTAGCGGATCGCGCCTTTGCGGACGAGACACGTCGCCGATCGCGAATGTGACCGAACTGGCCGCGCAAGACAGGGAAAACGCGCGGCAGGGCGCTCAAAACTGCTCCGCGTACGGAGTTAGCTGAACAGAACGGTGAGACGCCAGTCACGGACGAGTACATCGAGACCGCACGGGAGCGAGTATAGCTCGGTCGGGTGGAGACCGATATCCAGAACCAAACGGAACACGTCCAGCACACCTTAGAAACGATCGCGAACCTCCAGACCAGCGGTGAGGCTCTGGCGCGGTCGAAGGAGATCCAACAAACGCACAAGCAGATGGCGGACTCGCATGCCGTGTCCTCCCTGTCGACGCTAAAGAGCATCCCGGACCGGATCTCCCGGAGGACGTCTTTCACGCGTGTGCGCTGCTCCGGCCATCGGCCGAGGGCGAGTACCAGCTAAGCGAGGCCGTGGGCTGTTGGTGCGGGCGGGCTACGACGTTGCGACGGTTCGGTTGGGTGAGCGCGTGAACGTGAACACGCCCGCAGACGTGGAGCGGGCGAGCGGGTTAGTGTGTAGGGAGTGAGGGCTGGCAGTTAATATCGGCAAGTGTATGATCCACAACAGGGGTGCGAAACTCGACATCCTCCACAAAATTCCGAACGATCCCAAATCCACGACTCGAAATGTCGCTGAGGCGTCATCTATAGGTCGTCTATCCAATCTCTCGATTATTTAAATCGAGGTCTGATATTTTCCGCGTAGAATTCCTGGTCATCCTGTTCGATACCCAACAAAACTAGCACTGCGACGAACACGAGGGCTCCTGTTGCAGCTCCGATTATTAGTAACGGGTATCCGGAAAGGAACGATCGCCACCCGAGCATGACGAGAATACTAATCAGACCAGCAATTATTGGTTTCCAATATTTTTTCGAATACGGAGTCATTCCTTCGACGTACCAGACCTCAATCACCCGAACGACGTTGATGACGGTCAACGTCCCTGCTGTCGCTACTGCTACACCAATGAATCCGAACTCGAGTATAAGTACGTAATTGAGAACGACGTTTAGCACTCCAAGCACCCATTGGTTGACCAAATTCAGATATTGATGATTCGTCATCATGAGCAACAATCCACTTGGACCAACGGCACAGTTGGTCAGTTGAGCGATCCCGAAGAAGAGTAAAACGAGCCCGCCCCCAGAGAAATCGTCGCCAAAGATACGCAGTACCTCAGAACTGTAAACCGTAAGCACCAGCGCGGCAGGAATCACTACGGTGAACACCCACCGCGTTACGATTTTATAGATCGATTCGAGCTCGTCTATCCTTCCATTAGAATACAGTCCGGAAGCGATAGGGGGAAACAGTTGGTTGATCCCGGACAGGGGAAGCGTGAGAAACGTTGCGAGTAGGATCGAAACACGATACACACCGACGACTGACCCGGACAAGAAAAATCCAACCATGAGAATATCAACGCGGGTGTAGAGTTTCTGTCCGAGATCCTTCAGAGTCAGCGGAAGTGAGAAGTTGTAGAATTCGGAGACGCTTCCTCGCGATCGCTTTCCGGTTGGATGAATATCTGTTCTCGAGTATAGAAGCGAGATAGCGATCCCGAACGTCAGAACGCCTCCGATAGCCAACGCGGCAACTGCTCCGATCAGGGAATACCCCAACGTGAACGCCGACAGAACGGCAAGAATCCGGATTATCGGCTTGAGGACGTTCGTTATGATGATCTGATATTCAAGTTGTTCCGTGGCGCGAAACACGGAATTAGTGAGATTACTGAGGGTATTGAACGGAAGGACGATTGCCAATATCCGGAGTACGTCGACTAGAAGTGGTTCTTCGAGAGTGAGAGTGTTAATTATCGGTGCTAACACGAACAGTGCAGTTCCGATCACGACACTTCCGAGTAAGGCAGTCAGGTACGCGAGACCTGTCACCCAATTCTGTCGAGCAGGTTCGTTCGACGAACTGGGAATGAATCGGAGTAGTGATTTTCCGGTTCCGAGTCGGGCAAAAACGACGAAGAAGCCGGTGATCGTGTTCGCGTAGGTGTAAATCCCGTAAAGCGTCGCTCCGAGAACACGGGTTAAAATCAGATTGAAAACGAATCCGAGACCGTTCGATAGGACCTTTCCTCCGAAGAATAGCGACGCTCCATCGGTGATCGAGCGTAACGAATCACCTTTTTCAGATTTTGTTTCAGTAGCTTCCTCAGGCATCTGTGAAGCCTCGTTACTCGAATTCTAGGGTCACGTGTTTACGTATCCGAGATCGGCGAGGCGATCAACAACGACATCCGAGTCCCCGTTCGTATGCTCCTGTGGTTCCTCCTCATGGATCTCCTTGCGAGTTTCGCCGCTAATGACCAGCCACGGTACTTTGCGTAATTCGTCCGTGTACGTCTCGATCGGATGTCCGGATACCCGCTTCCCGAATGGAGTGATCCGTTCGTTCACAAGATTGCCGTGATCGGACGTAACCACTACTTTCTCGTCGAATGTGTTCACTAACCGCTCGACATGAGGAAGAGCGATTTCCAAGTTCTCGTCATATGCCCTCCAGACGGCTTCCACGTCGACTTTACCCTCGTCAAGCAGCGCCCATATAGTCGAATGATCCCGCGTAGCGTCCTCTCCTTGAACGCGTCTGTATGCCCATTCGTATCCAGCATGGTCTCCTATTTCGCGTGCGGAGTCCCCAATAAAGGGGTAGTGAGGCTGCATGAAGTGTGATATAATCCGCTTACCCGGGAATTCCTCATATGCCTCCAAGGTCGCCTCAGCCATCTTCTCAGGTCGGACAGTCTTCTGTTGATCGTCCCACTCGGACCCCCACACGTCAATCACCTCATGAAAGACGTCCTTGAGGCTCTTTGTCCGGTACATGGGATTTGCGGTAATGTACACCGTATCGTGGTGCGTTGTTCCTTCGAAGTTCTTTGTCAGAAACTCTGGCGTACCAGATCCAAGAGACGTTCGCGTTTGTAGGTCTCCATTAATAGTGTTCAAGCGTTCGAACTGGTCAAACCGACACGCATCGAGAAGTATCAGATTATCCCAATCCTCGGACATTAATCGACAGATTGGTGCGTCCGGGTCATAACGAATAGAAGAATAACTCTTGGCCGTCTGAGATCGAGCGAAAGGTATCGCCGATTCTACCCACCATTTGGGTTTGTGAAAATTCTTGAGTGCCTTTTTCATCATGTTTTTTTAACTTGAGATCGGACAAACATGTCCAGAATCGCTTCGGATTTGTAAAGAGACTACTTTGACGCCCGTAAAAAGACATCGCTTCCACGCTGGAAGGTCTCTGCCACTTCAAACCCAGCATCTGTGAGGAGTGTTTTCACCTCAGATACTTCTCCATCAAAGTCCTCGATCTTTTCCTTGTGTACTTCGACGTACACCAGTTGACAGTTCTCGCGAAGGGTTTCTCGAAGTCCTCGGAGTACGGAGAGTTCGGCTCCCTCAACGTCGATCTTGACGACTGTGGGTTTCGGCAGTTCGCGTTCCTTGATTATCGAGTCACCTCTGGCAGTCTCAACTTCAAGAGTCTGTCCGTCATCACCGGTCGCGATGGCGTGTTTACCCTCGCCTGCCTCGTCGCCAGTGAGAGCGAGATCGACGGTACCGTTAGTGTTAGATAGCGCGATCTGAACGATTTCGGCGTCAAGATTGTTCAGGTCGAGGTTTTCTCGTAGTCGATCCGCATTCTCTGGTTCGGGTTCGAACGCGAACGTCCTACCAGGACCAAGTTTGGCAGCAGCAAAACAAGTGTAGGTTCCGACGTTGGCACCGATGTCGTAGAAGATGTCGTCCGAATCGAGATCGTTTAGCAGATCTTCAACGACGGAACGTTCGCCAGCAAGATCGCGAAAGCGCATGAATTCCGTGAACGTGTTTGTCCAGAAGTCTATCGAATGATTGGCAAGGTCGTGAGTTTGCGTGTTTTCAGAGAGAACATATACGGGCCGCCAGTATGGCCCAGAAAGAAGTTTGTTGAGGCCAATCCAGCGAATCGATTGACGGACCAATCCGGAATAAAATCGATCATGTGCACGGCGTAGAATCGTTGCGACAAGACTCATAGGTATGATGTTAATAAACGATAGCTGATGGAGTGTATTAGAATTTCCGCATTATCATTCCCGGTTCCGCTGCCAGTCATCAAAGATA is drawn from Halorubrum sp. CBA1229 and contains these coding sequences:
- a CDS encoding orc1/cdc6 family replication initiation protein, which encodes MATFTRDTEIFRNEDMLREDYQPDSITAREDEISTYTAALQPIVNGAQPRNIFLYGKTGVGKTAVSRYLLEQLQRDTEQYDDVDLSVCWLNCTNLSSSYQVAVNLVNQLRPADDQISTTGYPQQRVFDILYEELDQVGGTVLLVLDEIDHIGSDDEILYEIPRARSNGYLSKAKPGVIGISNDFGFRDDLSPKVKDTLCEEEIHFSPYNAPELRAILDGRVAGAMYDDAVDDAVIALCAAIAAQDTGSARQALDILYKSGEIARTNSEKRLTEEHVHQAREKLEQSQVEHGMRELTKHGHLALVAMLQLAFEQETPARIRDVYPLYRRIADASNVDPLVRRRMHDHLADLAMLGILDRQMKNEGRAGGHYYQYKFDVNLDIVGDVVRDFDSIVLPTGVATRVT
- a CDS encoding flippase, with amino-acid sequence MPEEATETKSEKGDSLRSITDGASLFFGGKVLSNGLGFVFNLILTRVLGATLYGIYTYANTITGFFVVFARLGTGKSLLRFIPSSSNEPARQNWVTGLAYLTALLGSVVIGTALFVLAPIINTLTLEEPLLVDVLRILAIVLPFNTLSNLTNSVFRATEQLEYQIIITNVLKPIIRILAVLSAFTLGYSLIGAVAALAIGGVLTFGIAISLLYSRTDIHPTGKRSRGSVSEFYNFSLPLTLKDLGQKLYTRVDILMVGFFLSGSVVGVYRVSILLATFLTLPLSGINQLFPPIASGLYSNGRIDELESIYKIVTRWVFTVVIPAALVLTVYSSEVLRIFGDDFSGGGLVLLFFGIAQLTNCAVGPSGLLLMMTNHQYLNLVNQWVLGVLNVVLNYVLILEFGFIGVAVATAGTLTVINVVRVIEVWYVEGMTPYSKKYWKPIIAGLISILVMLGWRSFLSGYPLLIIGAATGALVFVAVLVLLGIEQDDQEFYAENIRPRFK
- a CDS encoding LTA synthase family protein — its product is MSEDWDNLILLDACRFDQFERLNTINGDLQTRTSLGSGTPEFLTKNFEGTTHHDTVYITANPMYRTKSLKDVFHEVIDVWGSEWDDQQKTVRPEKMAEATLEAYEEFPGKRIISHFMQPHYPFIGDSAREIGDHAGYEWAYRRVQGEDATRDHSTIWALLDEGKVDVEAVWRAYDENLEIALPHVERLVNTFDEKVVVTSDHGNLVNERITPFGKRVSGHPIETYTDELRKVPWLVISGETRKEIHEEEPQEHTNGDSDVVVDRLADLGYVNT
- a CDS encoding FkbM family methyltransferase, with product MRFRDLAGERSVVEDLLNDLDSDDIFYDIGANVGTYTCFAAAKLGPGRTFAFEPEPENADRLRENLDLNNLDAEIVQIALSNTNGTVDLALTGDEAGEGKHAIATGDDGQTLEVETARGDSIIKERELPKPTVVKIDVEGAELSVLRGLRETLRENCQLVYVEVHKEKIEDFDGEVSEVKTLLTDAGFEVAETFQRGSDVFLRASK